In Malus sylvestris chromosome 16, drMalSylv7.2, whole genome shotgun sequence, the following are encoded in one genomic region:
- the LOC126607235 gene encoding transcriptional regulator TAC1-like encodes MESWRPRTPQTSSSDEDQVRSDDHNSGAATVKRSYECTFCKRGFTNAQALGGHMNIHRKDRVKPMQHISGKSSLNANHYSNEDQYISMSTSHHHHQYSSVPLSSQGVSGYYPVFDQMNYQRYFQPTGSNPRIPYGYDLDDSSVGSRSHSLGMNQELWGTNLSLQLEDDEFRRGVRSNDEVDLELRLGHG; translated from the coding sequence ATGGAATCTTGGAGACCAAGAACCCCGCAGACGAGCTCAAGTGATGAAGATCAAGTCAGATCAGATGATCACAATTCAGGTGCTGCAACAGTGAAACGAAGCTACGAATGCACGTTTTGCAAGAGGGGGTTTACCAATGCTCAAGCCTTGGGAGGTCACATGAACATCCACAGGAAAGACCGAGTCAAACCGATGCAACACATCTCAGGTAAATCATCACTTAATGCAAACCACTACTCGAATGAGGATCAATACATATCCATGAGTACttctcatcatcatcatcaatatAGTAGCGTACCACTTTCAAGCCAGGGGGTTTCTGGGTACTACCCAGTTTTCGATCAGATGAATTACCAAAGGTATTTTCAGCCAACTGGGTCTAACCCTAGAATCCCATACGGTTATGATCTTGACGATTCATCAGTTGGGTCAAGGTCACACTCTTTGGGTATGAACCAAGAACTTTGGGGTACGAATTTGAGCTTGCAGTTGGAGGATGATGAATTCAGAAGGGGTGTGAGGAGTAACGATGAAGTGGATTTGGAACTTCGACTTGGGCATGGTTAA